In Halobaculum limi, one DNA window encodes the following:
- a CDS encoding DEAD/DEAH box helicase family protein: protein MSSVTLRYEDGTIRVEGAETASLPHVESDDRSGVGRAPAYRYAAVRDALHDQGVGVVDDVLSLPNLSPLTSPYTLRDYQREALDAWVDNDRRGVLELPTGSGKTIIALSAIAEAGTPTLVVVPTVDLLDQWQRELETAFDCQIGRLGGGEQRVEPLTVSTYDSAYLRADELGDRFGLLVFDEVHHLGGEGYRDIARLFAAPARLGLTATFERPDGAHETITELVGPVVFDLSADDLAGEHLAEYEVRRVEVELSDEERERYETAQGTFVDYVRDANIRFTSGSDYQELVKRSGNDPRAREALLAKQRAREVMMNADAKLTELARILDRHRDERIIVFTAHTDLVYRISERFLIPAITAETGVEERRETLRRFREGTYSRVVAANVLDEGVDVPDASVGVILSGSGSEREFTQRLGRVLRPGSDGSKRATLYELVTSETAEENVARRRR from the coding sequence GTGTCGTCGGTCACGCTCCGATACGAGGACGGAACGATCCGTGTCGAAGGAGCCGAGACAGCGTCGCTTCCACACGTCGAGTCGGACGACCGCTCGGGCGTCGGCCGCGCCCCCGCCTACCGCTACGCCGCCGTCCGCGACGCGCTTCACGACCAGGGAGTCGGCGTCGTCGACGACGTGCTCTCGCTCCCCAACCTCTCACCGCTCACCTCGCCGTACACGCTCCGCGACTACCAACGGGAGGCCTTGGACGCGTGGGTCGACAACGACCGCCGGGGCGTCCTCGAACTCCCGACCGGCAGCGGCAAAACCATCATCGCGCTGTCGGCCATCGCGGAGGCTGGAACGCCGACGCTCGTCGTCGTCCCGACGGTCGACCTCCTCGACCAGTGGCAGCGCGAACTCGAGACGGCGTTCGACTGTCAGATCGGTCGCCTCGGCGGCGGCGAGCAACGAGTCGAACCGCTCACCGTCTCCACGTACGACTCGGCGTACCTCCGCGCCGACGAGTTGGGCGACCGCTTCGGTCTCCTCGTGTTCGACGAGGTCCACCACCTCGGCGGCGAGGGGTACCGCGACATCGCCCGCCTGTTCGCCGCGCCCGCCCGCCTCGGCCTGACGGCCACGTTCGAACGACCCGACGGGGCGCACGAGACGATTACGGAGCTGGTCGGCCCGGTCGTGTTCGACCTGTCTGCCGACGACCTCGCGGGTGAGCACCTCGCGGAGTACGAGGTCCGACGAGTCGAGGTGGAGTTGAGCGACGAGGAACGCGAGCGATACGAGACCGCACAGGGCACGTTCGTCGACTACGTCCGCGACGCCAACATCCGGTTCACCTCGGGGTCGGACTATCAGGAACTGGTGAAACGTTCCGGCAACGACCCGCGTGCCCGCGAGGCGCTGCTCGCGAAGCAGCGCGCCCGCGAAGTGATGATGAACGCGGACGCGAAACTGACTGAACTCGCGCGCATTCTCGACCGCCACCGCGACGAGCGGATCATCGTGTTCACCGCCCACACCGACCTCGTGTACCGCATCTCCGAACGGTTCCTCATCCCCGCCATAACCGCGGAGACCGGCGTCGAGGAACGACGTGAGACGCTTCGTCGCTTCCGCGAGGGGACCTACAGCCGCGTCGTCGCCGCGAACGTCCTCGACGAGGGCGTGGACGTTCCGGACGCGAGCGTCGGCGTCATCCTCTCTGGAAGCGGGTCGGAACGGGAGTTCACCCAGCGACTCGGGCGCGTCCTCAGACCCGGCTCAGACGGGTCGAAGCGGGCGACGCTGTACGAACTAGTGACCAGCGAGACGGCAGAGGAGAACGTGGCTCGCCGCCGTCGGTAG
- a CDS encoding DUF790 family protein has protein sequence MLRKDLLRVTRRGGYRPQFVAGDGDARRLAARVVGVYQGHVGKTRANLEEALTELEREADDFKLVRGFAALLEREAAFETRASLPPRRARRVAFEAAETVGVASDEERTAALDRAADRLGVAAADVTESLYADRDVNQVLTEFDSRWSPEELCTQYDLSLAQTALFDATEVRVRSTDPKALVSAAKRLGLLYEIRVREADGPTDREVVVTGPDALFRRTRRYGTAFARLLRTVAATADEWELTADIDDRGRAYELHLTHEDVSVPGVEPLAEPAFDSGVEADFAARFRALDLDWDLTREPEPLRVGTSVMIPDFAFEYRHADFRVFFEVMGFWTPEYVEKKLWQLADVEDVEMVVAVDESLGVGEEIAARDHRVITYSGTVRVKDVVDVLREYEADLAAEVTADLPDELAPASDVVAVDDLAAEYGVPVDALDDVSFPEHRRLGGTLVRPAVLDRVGDDVEAGMAFADAEAVLADAGLTDASAALSALGYRVAWEGLGGGTVREKEKRERE, from the coding sequence GTGCTCAGGAAAGACCTCCTCCGTGTCACCCGGCGCGGCGGCTACCGCCCGCAGTTCGTCGCGGGCGACGGCGACGCTCGCCGTCTCGCCGCACGCGTCGTCGGCGTGTATCAGGGCCACGTCGGGAAGACCCGAGCCAACTTGGAGGAGGCACTCACCGAACTGGAACGCGAGGCCGACGACTTCAAACTCGTCCGCGGGTTCGCCGCCCTCCTCGAACGGGAAGCGGCGTTCGAGACGCGAGCGTCGCTCCCGCCACGTCGTGCCCGCCGTGTCGCGTTCGAGGCCGCAGAGACGGTTGGCGTCGCCAGCGACGAGGAGCGGACGGCGGCGCTCGACCGCGCAGCAGACCGCCTCGGCGTCGCCGCCGCGGACGTGACCGAGTCGCTGTACGCCGACCGCGACGTGAATCAGGTGCTCACCGAGTTCGACTCGCGATGGTCGCCCGAGGAACTCTGCACGCAGTACGACCTCTCGCTTGCACAGACCGCCCTGTTCGACGCGACGGAGGTGCGCGTCCGCTCGACGGACCCGAAGGCGCTCGTCTCGGCGGCAAAACGGCTGGGCCTCCTCTACGAGATTCGCGTGCGCGAAGCGGACGGCCCGACCGACCGGGAGGTGGTCGTCACCGGCCCGGACGCGCTGTTCCGCCGCACCCGCCGGTACGGCACGGCGTTCGCCCGCCTGCTTCGGACCGTCGCCGCGACCGCCGACGAGTGGGAGTTGACCGCCGACATCGACGACCGCGGCCGCGCGTACGAACTCCACCTCACCCACGAGGACGTGTCGGTTCCGGGCGTGGAACCGCTGGCGGAACCTGCCTTCGATTCCGGCGTCGAGGCCGATTTCGCCGCTCGATTCCGGGCGCTGGATCTGGACTGGGACCTCACCCGAGAGCCGGAACCGCTCCGGGTGGGGACGAGCGTGATGATTCCCGACTTCGCGTTCGAGTACCGTCACGCCGACTTCCGCGTGTTCTTCGAGGTGATGGGCTTTTGGACACCAGAATACGTGGAGAAGAAACTCTGGCAGTTGGCCGACGTGGAAGACGTCGAGATGGTCGTCGCCGTCGACGAGTCGCTCGGCGTCGGCGAGGAAATCGCCGCCCGCGACCACCGTGTGATCACCTACTCGGGGACCGTCCGGGTGAAAGATGTGGTCGACGTCCTCCGCGAGTACGAGGCAGACCTCGCGGCCGAGGTCACGGCTGACCTCCCCGACGAACTGGCCCCCGCGAGCGACGTGGTCGCGGTCGATGACCTCGCCGCCGAGTACGGCGTGCCCGTCGACGCCCTCGACGACGTGTCGTTCCCCGAGCATCGTCGCCTCGGCGGGACGCTCGTTCGCCCGGCGGTCCTCGACCGCGTCGGCGACGACGTCGAGGCCGGGATGGCCTTCGCGGACGCCGAGGCCGTCCTCGCGGACGCGGGCCTCACCGACGCGAGCGCCGCGCTGTCTGCGCTCGGCTACCGCGTCGCGTGGGAGGGGCTGGGTGGTGGAACCGTCCGGGAGAAGGAAAAAAGAGAACGCGAATGA
- a CDS encoding CBS domain-containing protein, translated as MELPTSQDLRERRTSLDLTQSALAERADVSQPLIARIEGGDVDPRLSTLRRIVEALDEVEGDVVRASDIMHESVISVAPDQSVREAVTLMEGEAYSQLPVIQNGTPVGSISFSDVNKAGEDAADLPISEVMSESFPPVSPDATVDEIRNLLDHYKAVVVTESGDAVGIITEADLAAQLS; from the coding sequence ATGGAACTCCCGACGTCACAGGACCTGCGTGAGCGGCGGACGTCGCTCGATCTGACACAGAGCGCGCTTGCAGAGCGTGCCGACGTCTCTCAACCACTCATCGCACGCATCGAGGGCGGCGACGTCGACCCCCGACTGTCGACACTTCGACGCATCGTCGAGGCACTCGACGAGGTGGAGGGCGACGTCGTCCGCGCGAGCGACATTATGCACGAATCGGTCATCAGTGTCGCCCCCGACCAGTCGGTCCGCGAGGCCGTTACCCTGATGGAAGGCGAGGCGTACTCGCAACTCCCGGTGATCCAGAACGGGACGCCTGTCGGGTCGATTTCGTTTTCGGACGTGAACAAGGCCGGCGAGGACGCCGCCGACCTCCCCATCAGCGAGGTGATGTCGGAGTCGTTCCCGCCCGTCAGCCCGGATGCGACCGTCGACGAGATTCGGAATCTGCTCGACCACTACAAGGCGGTCGTTGTCACCGAGAGCGGCGACGCGGTCGGCATCATCACAGAAGCGGACTTGGCGGCGCAGTTGTCCTGA
- a CDS encoding DUF7122 family protein, whose product MSEGGADEGAPGNDGSQFDRLPATDEERESPGRPTRQEVIDWWDERFGIPPETFEHHTFWEKGKGKLWAFAGDLPSPQEREGVGMTFLRVRQEHWKPTTTAVRKWGHLAEKNVINLSGGQATAFAAGHDQDLAEWDGDWGYLIAAHDLAGERVPIGVGLYLYDELRSVVPKGYREELPEL is encoded by the coding sequence ATGAGCGAGGGCGGCGCAGACGAGGGCGCGCCGGGCAACGACGGGAGTCAGTTCGACCGCCTGCCTGCGACAGACGAGGAGCGCGAGTCGCCGGGGCGACCGACCCGCCAGGAGGTGATCGACTGGTGGGACGAGCGGTTTGGCATCCCGCCGGAGACGTTCGAGCACCACACCTTCTGGGAGAAGGGGAAGGGGAAGTTGTGGGCGTTCGCGGGCGACCTGCCCAGCCCGCAGGAGCGAGAGGGCGTCGGGATGACGTTCCTCCGCGTCCGGCAAGAGCACTGGAAGCCGACGACGACGGCAGTTCGCAAATGGGGGCACCTCGCGGAGAAGAACGTCATCAACCTCTCCGGCGGCCAGGCGACGGCGTTCGCTGCGGGCCACGACCAGGACCTCGCCGAGTGGGACGGCGACTGGGGCTACCTCATCGCCGCCCACGACCTCGCCGGCGAGCGAGTGCCCATCGGCGTCGGCCTGTACCTCTACGACGAACTCCGGTCGGTCGTCCCGAAGGGCTACCGTGAGGAACTGCCAGAACTGTAA
- the dnaK gene encoding molecular chaperone DnaK, whose protein sequence is MATNKILGIDLGTTNSAFAVMEGDDPEIIVNGEGDRTTPSVVAFTDDGERLVGKPAKNQAVQNPDRTIQSIKRHMGEEDYTVEIDGEDYTPQQISAMILQKIKRDAEEYLGDDVEKAVITVPAYFNDKQRQATKDAGEIAGFDVERIVNEPTAASMAYGLDDESDQTVMVYDLGGGTFDVSVLDLGGGVYEVVATNGDNDLGGDDWDEAIIEHLAEEFQNDHGIDLREDRQALQRLKDAAEEAKIELSSRKQASINLPFITATDSGPVHLETEITRATFENLTSDLIERTVGPTEQALSDAGYDANDIDEVILVGGSTRMPQVQEKVTEILGTEPKKNVNPDEAVALGAAIQGGVLSGDVDDLVLLDVTPLSLGIEVKGGLFERLIDKNTTIPTEESKIFTTAAANQTSVQVRVFQGEREIAEENELLGEFQLTGIPPAPAGTPQIEVGFNIDENGIVNVEAEDKGSGNAESITIEGGAGLSDEEIDRMQEEAEQHAEEDEERRRRIEARNEAESAVQRAETLLEENEENVDDDLEEDIREEIENVQELLGDEDVETEELEDATESLSEALQEIGKQMYQQQAQEAQAGAGGAGAGPGGMGGMGGMGGQGPGADAAADGDDEEYVDADFEDVDEDDES, encoded by the coding sequence ATGGCGACTAACAAGATTCTCGGGATCGACCTCGGGACCACGAACTCGGCGTTCGCGGTGATGGAAGGTGACGACCCGGAGATCATCGTCAACGGCGAGGGTGACCGAACGACGCCCTCGGTCGTCGCGTTCACCGACGACGGCGAGCGTCTCGTCGGGAAACCGGCGAAGAACCAGGCTGTCCAGAACCCCGACCGCACGATCCAGTCGATCAAGCGGCATATGGGTGAGGAAGACTACACCGTCGAGATCGACGGCGAGGACTATACGCCCCAGCAGATCTCGGCGATGATCCTCCAGAAGATCAAACGCGACGCCGAGGAGTACCTCGGTGACGACGTCGAGAAGGCGGTCATCACAGTCCCTGCGTACTTCAACGACAAACAGCGGCAGGCGACGAAAGACGCCGGTGAGATCGCCGGCTTCGACGTCGAGCGCATCGTCAACGAACCGACGGCGGCGTCGATGGCGTACGGCCTCGACGACGAGTCCGACCAGACGGTGATGGTGTACGACCTCGGTGGCGGCACCTTCGACGTCTCCGTCCTCGACCTGGGCGGCGGCGTCTACGAGGTCGTCGCGACCAACGGGGACAACGACCTCGGTGGCGACGACTGGGACGAGGCGATCATCGAGCACCTCGCCGAGGAGTTCCAGAACGACCACGGCATCGACCTCCGCGAGGACCGCCAGGCGCTCCAGCGCCTGAAAGACGCCGCAGAGGAGGCGAAGATCGAACTGTCCTCGCGCAAGCAGGCCAGCATCAACCTCCCGTTCATCACGGCGACCGACTCCGGCCCGGTCCACCTCGAAACAGAGATCACTCGCGCGACGTTCGAGAACCTCACCTCGGACCTCATCGAGCGGACGGTCGGCCCGACGGAGCAGGCGCTGTCGGACGCTGGCTACGACGCCAACGACATCGACGAGGTCATCCTCGTCGGTGGGTCCACCCGGATGCCGCAGGTGCAAGAGAAGGTCACTGAGATCCTTGGGACGGAGCCGAAGAAGAACGTCAACCCCGACGAGGCGGTCGCGCTGGGCGCGGCCATCCAGGGCGGTGTCCTCTCGGGCGACGTCGACGACCTCGTCCTCCTCGACGTGACGCCGCTGTCGCTGGGGATCGAGGTGAAGGGCGGGCTGTTCGAGCGTCTCATCGACAAGAACACGACCATCCCGACCGAGGAGTCGAAGATCTTCACGACGGCCGCCGCGAACCAGACATCGGTGCAGGTGCGCGTCTTCCAGGGCGAGCGTGAGATCGCCGAGGAGAACGAACTGCTCGGCGAGTTCCAGTTGACGGGCATCCCGCCCGCGCCCGCCGGCACGCCGCAGATCGAAGTCGGGTTCAACATCGACGAGAACGGCATCGTCAACGTCGAGGCCGAAGACAAAGGCTCCGGCAACGCCGAGTCGATCACCATCGAGGGCGGTGCGGGCCTCTCCGACGAGGAGATCGACCGGATGCAGGAGGAGGCCGAACAGCACGCCGAAGAAGACGAGGAGCGTCGTCGCCGCATCGAGGCCCGCAACGAGGCCGAGAGCGCGGTCCAGCGCGCGGAGACGCTCCTCGAAGAGAACGAGGAGAACGTCGACGACGACCTCGAGGAGGATATCCGCGAGGAGATCGAGAACGTCCAAGAGCTCCTCGGCGACGAGGACGTCGAGACCGAGGAGTTGGAGGACGCCACCGAGTCGCTCTCGGAGGCACTCCAGGAGATCGGCAAGCAGATGTACCAGCAGCAGGCCCAGGAAGCCCAGGCCGGCGCGGGCGGCGCCGGAGCCGGTCCCGGCGGAATGGGTGGTATGGGCGGGATGGGCGGTCAGGGCCCGGGCGCGGACGCGGCCGCCGACGGCGACGACGAGGAGTACGTCGACGCCGACTTCGAGGACGTGGACGAAGACGACGAGTCGTAA
- a CDS encoding DUF555 domain-containing protein, whose amino-acid sequence MSNYLVALEAAWLVRDVEAIDDAIGVAVSEAGRRLNEANKEFVDVEVGATPCPACGEPFDSAFIAASTALVGLMLEINVFNADSEEHATRIAKSEVGGALRDVPLDVIDIIETEADDEDE is encoded by the coding sequence ATGAGCAATTATCTCGTCGCTCTAGAGGCGGCGTGGTTGGTGCGCGACGTCGAAGCGATCGACGACGCTATCGGCGTCGCCGTGAGCGAGGCCGGTCGGCGACTGAACGAGGCGAACAAGGAGTTCGTCGACGTGGAAGTGGGCGCGACGCCGTGTCCCGCCTGTGGCGAACCGTTCGACTCCGCGTTCATCGCCGCGTCGACCGCACTCGTTGGCCTGATGCTCGAGATCAACGTCTTCAACGCCGACAGCGAGGAACACGCCACCCGTATCGCGAAAAGCGAAGTCGGCGGTGCACTCCGCGACGTTCCCCTGGACGTCATCGACATCATCGAGACGGAAGCCGACGACGAGGACGAGTAA
- a CDS encoding alpha/beta hydrolase has product MEFTVHGPDDGDPLCFVMGWGNAPDQPVVDWLLETLADAGFRTHAATIPTNVDDFEAEYLAPLADYVADGPDFERALSHSTGGLIAAHAIRRGVLPEHTVHLSPWWGLHPSQRIPFRLLRRLPTSRELVSVDPDRDVLGSLADESARDSTGLAPSFVREIRRAQTSLPEATDAETAFCTLTDGLVGTDAIGERLPAERIRLYDGGHECFASEDREAIVADVVESLRADDPTDR; this is encoded by the coding sequence ATGGAGTTCACCGTTCACGGTCCCGACGACGGCGACCCGCTTTGTTTCGTGATGGGGTGGGGGAACGCCCCCGACCAACCCGTGGTCGACTGGCTGTTGGAGACGCTCGCCGACGCTGGGTTCCGCACCCACGCGGCGACCATCCCGACGAACGTCGACGACTTCGAGGCGGAGTATCTCGCCCCACTCGCCGACTACGTCGCTGACGGCCCCGACTTCGAGCGGGCGCTCTCACACAGCACGGGCGGCCTCATCGCTGCCCACGCGATTCGGCGGGGCGTCCTCCCCGAGCACACCGTCCACCTGAGTCCGTGGTGGGGACTGCACCCGAGTCAACGGATTCCGTTTCGGCTTCTCCGACGCCTCCCGACGAGTCGAGAACTGGTGTCGGTCGACCCCGACAGAGACGTGCTAGGCAGCCTCGCCGACGAGTCCGCCCGCGATTCGACTGGCCTCGCGCCGTCGTTCGTCCGCGAGATCAGACGGGCACAGACGTCACTCCCCGAGGCGACGGACGCGGAGACGGCGTTCTGCACGTTGACGGACGGCCTCGTCGGCACCGACGCCATCGGTGAGCGACTCCCGGCCGAACGCATCCGCCTGTACGATGGAGGCCACGAGTGTTTCGCGTCGGAGGACCGCGAGGCCATCGTAGCTGACGTGGTCGAATCGCTCCGAGCGGACGACCCGACCGACCGCTGA
- the dnaJ gene encoding molecular chaperone DnaJ — protein MSEDFYDVLGVSRDASEEEIKQAYRQKATEYHPDVSDAEDAEEKFKQVKKAKEVLTDEEKRQAYDQMGHDQFEQAEKRGGFDGGPGGAGAGGMGGGPFGGMGGMGGNGGGGMGGLGDIFEEFFGGGGRGGRGGPRPGKDLRTNLEIDLQDAHDGVTKQFTVARPTRCDECDGEGHPDDADVRSCPQCEGRGQVRQVQQTPLGRVQQTSTCPRCEGEGELYSEDCAVCDGSGITREETTLTVDVPAGIQDGQTLRMDGEGAPGEPGARDGDLLIEVHVEGDERFERDGADLYLTEPVSFPQAVFGDTVKLETLDGAVEFEVPAGTQSGEQFRLKGKGMPRLRRRGNGNLYVQVQVVTPEDLTSEQREALKTFAEAGGEDIDVKEGFFEKIKNSL, from the coding sequence ATGAGCGAGGACTTCTACGACGTACTCGGAGTCTCGCGGGACGCATCCGAGGAGGAGATCAAACAGGCGTACCGGCAGAAGGCGACCGAGTATCACCCCGACGTCAGCGACGCCGAGGACGCCGAAGAGAAGTTCAAGCAGGTGAAGAAGGCCAAAGAGGTCCTCACCGACGAGGAGAAGCGGCAGGCGTACGATCAGATGGGTCACGACCAGTTCGAACAGGCCGAGAAGCGCGGCGGCTTCGACGGCGGCCCCGGCGGTGCAGGCGCTGGCGGGATGGGCGGCGGCCCGTTCGGCGGGATGGGCGGAATGGGCGGCAACGGCGGCGGCGGGATGGGCGGTCTCGGCGACATCTTCGAGGAGTTCTTCGGCGGCGGCGGCCGCGGCGGTCGCGGCGGTCCACGCCCCGGCAAGGACCTCCGAACGAACCTCGAAATCGACCTGCAGGACGCCCACGACGGCGTCACCAAGCAGTTCACCGTCGCGCGGCCCACCCGCTGTGACGAGTGCGACGGCGAGGGCCACCCCGACGACGCCGACGTGCGCTCGTGCCCGCAGTGTGAGGGCCGCGGGCAGGTCCGGCAGGTCCAGCAGACGCCGCTGGGTCGCGTCCAGCAGACGAGCACCTGCCCCCGCTGTGAGGGCGAGGGCGAACTGTACTCCGAGGACTGCGCCGTCTGTGACGGGTCGGGCATCACGCGCGAGGAGACGACGCTCACCGTCGACGTGCCCGCCGGGATTCAGGACGGACAGACGCTCCGGATGGACGGCGAGGGCGCGCCCGGCGAACCCGGCGCGCGCGACGGTGACCTCCTCATCGAGGTGCACGTCGAGGGCGACGAGCGGTTCGAACGCGACGGGGCGGATCTGTACCTCACGGAGCCAGTGTCGTTCCCGCAGGCCGTCTTCGGCGACACGGTCAAACTGGAGACGCTCGACGGCGCCGTCGAGTTCGAGGTGCCCGCAGGCACCCAGAGCGGCGAGCAGTTCCGCCTGAAAGGGAAGGGGATGCCGCGCCTGCGCCGCCGTGGGAACGGGAACCTCTACGTGCAGGTGCAGGTCGTCACACCCGAGGACCTCACGAGCGAACAGCGAGAGGCGCTGAAGACGTTCGCGGAGGCTGGCGGCGAGGACATCGACGTGAAGGAAGGCTTCTTCGAGAAGATCAAAAACTCCCTGTAG
- a CDS encoding DUF2332 domain-containing protein has product MYESRRVVTVRTERKFRRYADWVEPKCELYATLSRATAEDRRLLEIAREARPEQPEPELLLAAVHSLLLDGKEHRLRAFYPSCAGTPPEDSPVSSFRDFCLTYETELRRIIRTRRCQTNDVGRSAVLRPAFEHVANTTGAETVAQLEIGTSAGLNLNWDRYQYDFAGVGSFGDTDSPVTIQTTVRGETRPPLSQSVPTVKHRCGVDLNVLDVTDEADARWLHALVHPNQHRRHERLAGAIEIGREHRHQLIEGDVIEELPRMLSTAPDDIPLIVFSTHVLYQLPEETIAELRAIISCHSSTQPVHWLSIDPEEALSDPTYRWVQFDDGVVKETQLATFESYGTWLNWSGARGVQN; this is encoded by the coding sequence ATGTACGAGAGCCGACGTGTGGTGACCGTGAGAACCGAGCGGAAATTTCGGCGATATGCAGACTGGGTCGAGCCGAAGTGTGAACTGTACGCAACGTTGTCGCGAGCGACGGCCGAAGATCGGCGACTGCTGGAGATCGCTCGTGAAGCCCGCCCAGAACAACCTGAGCCCGAACTTCTGCTCGCTGCGGTTCATTCGCTCTTGTTGGATGGGAAGGAACACCGATTGAGAGCGTTCTACCCCTCGTGTGCCGGCACGCCTCCTGAAGACTCTCCAGTGTCGTCATTTCGGGACTTTTGCCTCACGTACGAGACTGAGCTTCGCAGGATTATCCGAACGCGCCGGTGTCAGACCAACGACGTCGGTCGATCTGCTGTTCTCCGCCCCGCATTCGAACACGTCGCGAACACCACGGGTGCGGAGACGGTCGCACAACTGGAGATCGGTACGAGTGCTGGACTCAACCTCAACTGGGACCGCTACCAGTACGACTTCGCGGGCGTCGGATCGTTCGGCGACACCGACTCACCCGTCACAATTCAGACCACCGTGCGAGGGGAGACCCGCCCGCCGCTCAGCCAGTCGGTTCCAACTGTCAAGCATCGATGTGGCGTCGACCTCAACGTCCTCGACGTGACCGACGAAGCGGACGCCCGCTGGCTCCACGCGCTTGTCCACCCGAATCAACACCGTCGTCACGAGCGGCTCGCGGGAGCCATTGAAATCGGACGAGAGCACCGGCACCAACTGATCGAAGGTGACGTCATCGAAGAACTCCCTCGGATGCTTTCTACCGCCCCGGACGATATCCCACTCATCGTGTTCAGTACGCACGTGCTCTACCAACTTCCCGAGGAGACGATCGCCGAGTTGCGGGCCATCATATCTTGTCACAGTTCGACCCAGCCCGTTCATTGGTTATCGATAGACCCGGAGGAAGCGCTCAGTGACCCGACCTATCGCTGGGTGCAGTTCGACGACGGAGTGGTGAAAGAGACCCAACTCGCTACGTTCGAATCATACGGAACGTGGCTCAACTGGAGCGGCGCTCGGGGTGTACAGAACTGA
- a CDS encoding YhjD/YihY/BrkB family envelope integrity protein, translating into MAITDIDWPRGTGVVRAVVDRCRSCGLGFLAAGVAYYALVSLVPLLALVLLAVSTVAGDVVAARVVAAAGDALSVTGRETVQRVLTTAAGRARATGIGIVVLVWGGWRLFRGLDHAFGRVYRCDDDGTVHHLLDAAVALVGVLVAGVAVVAVEVLPAAWWSGPLGGIAGGGLQLLLVVVFLVPAFYLLPNVEMRVREAVPGAAVTAVGWAALYAGFDRYVSVSGGSALSGLLGGIVLVVTWLYLAAATLLVGAAVNAVLAEQ; encoded by the coding sequence ATGGCGATAACCGACATCGACTGGCCGCGCGGGACGGGAGTCGTCCGTGCTGTCGTCGACCGCTGTCGCTCGTGCGGACTCGGCTTTCTCGCGGCGGGAGTGGCGTACTACGCGCTCGTCTCGCTCGTCCCGTTACTGGCGCTCGTTCTGCTCGCAGTCTCGACGGTCGCCGGCGACGTCGTCGCCGCTCGCGTCGTCGCGGCCGCGGGAGATGCGCTCTCGGTGACTGGCCGGGAGACGGTCCAGCGCGTGTTGACGACGGCTGCGGGGCGTGCTCGCGCGACCGGCATCGGCATCGTCGTCCTCGTGTGGGGTGGGTGGCGACTGTTTCGCGGCCTCGACCACGCGTTCGGGCGCGTGTACCGCTGTGACGACGACGGGACCGTTCACCACCTACTCGACGCCGCGGTCGCACTCGTCGGTGTGCTCGTCGCCGGTGTCGCCGTCGTCGCCGTCGAGGTGCTTCCGGCCGCGTGGTGGTCCGGACCGCTCGGCGGAATCGCAGGCGGCGGACTACAACTCCTCCTCGTCGTCGTGTTCCTCGTGCCTGCGTTCTACCTGCTCCCGAACGTCGAGATGCGGGTGCGAGAGGCCGTCCCCGGTGCGGCAGTCACCGCCGTCGGCTGGGCCGCGCTGTACGCTGGATTCGACCGCTACGTGAGCGTGAGCGGCGGGAGTGCCCTGTCTGGACTGCTCGGCGGCATCGTCCTCGTCGTCACCTGGCTGTACCTCGCTGCCGCGACGTTGCTCGTCGGGGCGGCGGTCAACGCCGTCCTCGCGGAGCAGTAA
- a CDS encoding nucleotide exchange factor GrpE has protein sequence MSDEVDAGHDDPEDATAEPAQDATDASQALADAVAEYDERLAAEVAALEREAAETTDRVEELESSLKRTKADFQNYKKRAKKRQEQQKQRATEDLVSRLTEVRDNLVRALDQEEGADIRPGVESTLETFDRVLGEENVTVIDPEPGEDVDPERHEVMMRVDSDQPAGTVASVFKQGYEMADKVIEAAQVTVSDEE, from the coding sequence ATGAGCGACGAAGTCGACGCCGGTCACGACGACCCGGAAGACGCGACGGCCGAGCCCGCCCAGGACGCGACCGACGCATCCCAGGCGCTCGCCGACGCGGTCGCGGAGTACGACGAGAGACTCGCCGCCGAAGTCGCCGCTCTCGAACGCGAGGCCGCGGAGACGACCGACCGCGTCGAGGAACTGGAGTCGAGCCTCAAGCGGACGAAAGCCGACTTCCAGAACTACAAGAAGCGCGCGAAGAAGCGGCAGGAACAGCAGAAACAGCGGGCGACCGAGGATCTGGTCTCGCGGCTGACGGAGGTCCGCGACAACCTCGTGCGCGCCCTCGACCAAGAGGAGGGAGCCGACATCCGCCCCGGCGTGGAGTCGACGCTGGAGACGTTCGACCGCGTCCTCGGTGAGGAGAACGTCACCGTCATCGACCCCGAACCCGGCGAGGACGTCGACCCCGAGCGCCACGAAGTGATGATGCGTGTCGACTCCGACCAGCCTGCGGGAACTGTCGCCAGCGTATTCAAACAGGGGTACGAGATGGCCGACAAGGTCATCGAGGCAGCGCAGGTCACCGTCAGCGACGAGGAGTAG